GTGGTGAATGGGTCGCGTTTCGTGCCAGTGGCACCGAACCATTGATTCGATGCTACATTGAAGCGAAATCGCCCGCCCACATGAACCGCCTGCGGGCAGCCTGCCGAAAACTGCTGGAAAATTGACGCGCCCGGACGGCGTTTAATTCCGCCGGATGGAGGTTCGCTCGGAAAGCCAGATCATATCCTGATTGTTGGGTGACTGGACATCGAGTGGCATTTCGTAAAACTTAACGGGCACGACGGTGCGTGGGTCCCGCCATTTGCGGATTTCTGCGTGCCCGTCGGCGAACGAGATCCCCGCGGCCCCGTTATGATAGCTCGCCGGATAATCAATGATCCGCGCAGCAGCGGGGTTTTCCACCATCATGTTGGCGAAGCCGCCCGCGTTGATGCTGTCCGGGTGCTCATCCAACAGCACATAGAGTTTCGCGGGGCCGGGATCAGCTAGGTCGGAAGACTTGCGAAAGGTTTTGTAACGGGTTTGCCCGGCGGTCATGCCGGAGCCCGGCGGCAGCCATTCGCCCGGACCCCCCATCGCCTGGCTCATGGACATGCTGCGCACACGGGGATATTTGCGCCCTCCCAAAGTGACCTGGCCGATGTCCGCGGGGCACTTGTAAACGCCATACGACTGCAGATACGGGGCGAACCATGAGTTCGACGGATTCATGATCATGGCAAGATTCGTGTTGTCAGCCGGCCACGGTCCGGGCCAGCCCAGCCATCCGCCCACCCACTGGTAACGTTCATCCCGGGCATTGCCGGGCGCCGTGAGACGGTCGTCGTTATCCATCGGGTACATCAAGTGAGCGAGTTGAAGCTGTTTAAGATTGTTCATGCACGCGATGCCCTGCGCCTTGGTTTTCGCCTTGGCCAGCGCCGGAAGGAGCAGGCCGGCAAGGATGGCGATGATCGCGATGACCACCAGCAACTCAATGAGCGTGAACCCTCGCCCGAGGGAGCGCCCCGGGAAAACCGAAACGAGGTTTGATTTGGATCGGTCCATAGCAACCCGTGGAATACTGTCAGACATATAACCGGACCGGCACGCCGACGCAAACACGAAAAAAATAGTGGAAGG
The window above is part of the Candidatus Angelobacter sp. genome. Proteins encoded here:
- a CDS encoding type II secretion system protein, coding for MDRSKSNLVSVFPGRSLGRGFTLIELLVVIAIIAILAGLLLPALAKAKTKAQGIACMNNLKQLQLAHLMYPMDNDDRLTAPGNARDERYQWVGGWLGWPGPWPADNTNLAMIMNPSNSWFAPYLQSYGVYKCPADIGQVTLGGRKYPRVRSMSMSQAMGGPGEWLPPGSGMTAGQTRYKTFRKSSDLADPGPAKLYVLLDEHPDSINAGGFANMMVENPAAARIIDYPASYHNGAAGISFADGHAEIRKWRDPRTVVPVKFYEMPLDVQSPNNQDMIWLSERTSIRRN